A section of the Triplophysa dalaica isolate WHDGS20190420 chromosome 8, ASM1584641v1, whole genome shotgun sequence genome encodes:
- the LOC130427177 gene encoding RNA-binding motif, single-stranded-interacting protein 1 isoform X1 → MGKVWRQMYPQYTYYYPHYLHAKPPVGPTSYPMAPPSPGTNSTNHSSSSSSTAGWEQLSKTNLYIRGLQPSTTDHDLVKLCQPYGKIVSTKAILDKTTNKCKGYGFVDFDSPAAAQKAVSALKTTGVQAQMAKQQEQDPTNLYISNLPLSMDEQELEGILKSFGQVVSTRILRDSNGASRGVGFARMESTEKCEAVISQFNGKFLKTPAGVMAPSEPLLCKFADGGQKKRQSHNKYIQNGRGWARDGEARLTGMTLTYDPTTAAMQNGFYPTAYSIANRMITQTQMSPYISPMSTYQVQNPSWVTHQPYILQHPGAVLSPSIDPSMSMQPTSMMGPLSQQMNHLSLGSTGAFMAASPALQGQYITPYTHMQAPGVSVEENSPQSQVESSSDHSPYPYQQNK, encoded by the exons ATGGGCAAGGTGTGGAGACAGATGTACCCCCAATATACCTATTACTACCCTCATTACCTGCACGCCAAG CCCCCTGTTGGCCCTACTTCCTACCCAATGGCTCCGCCCAGTCCTGGAACCAACAGCACCAATCACAGCAGCAGTAGCAGCAGCACAGCCGGATGGGAACAGCTCAGCAAAACGAACCTTTACATTCGAGGGTTGCAACCGTCAACCACCGACCATGACCTGGTCAAGCTCTGCCAACC GTATGGAAAAATTGTATCAACCAAGGCCATCTTAGACAAGAccacaaacaaatgcaaag gtTATGGCTTTGTGGACTTCGACAGCCCCGCCGCCGCTCAAAAGGCTGTCAGTGCGCTCAAGACCACTGGAGTACAGGCTCAGATGGCAAAG CAACAGGAACAGGACCCTACTAACCTGTACATATCAAACCTACCGCTATCCATGGATGAGCAAGAGTTGGAGGGTATACTGAAGTCTTTTGGACAGGTCGTGTCCACACGCATCCTGCGAGATAGCAACGGGGCCAGCCGAGGGGTCGGTTTTGCAAG GATGGAGTCTACAGAGAAATGTGAAGCTGTCATCTCACAATTCAATGGGAAATTTCTGAAAACTCCAGCCGGAGTAAtgg CTCCGTCAGAGCCGTTGCTGTGTAAGTTTGCAGATGGAGGACAGAAGAAGCGGCAGAGtcacaataaatacattcagaACGGTCGAGGATGGGCGAGAGACGGCGAGGCGAGACTC ACTGGAATGACCCTCACATATGACCCTACCACAGCTGCAATGCAAAATGG ATTCTATCCGACCGCCTACAGTATTGCAAACAGAATGATCACACAGACTCAAATGTCTCCATACATCTCACCTATGTCCACATACCAG GTACAGAATCCATCCTGGGTCACCCATCAGCCATACATCTTACAACATCCG GGAGCTGTGCTATCGCCCTCCATAGACCCATCCATGTCAATGCAGCCCACGTCCATGATGGGTCCTCTCTCTCAGCAGATGAATCACCTCTCATTGGGCAGCACAGGAGCT TTTATGGCAGCTAGTCCAGCTCTCCAGGGTCAATACATCAccccatacacacacatgcaggctCCTGGAGTCTCTGTCGAG
- the LOC130427177 gene encoding RNA-binding motif, single-stranded-interacting protein 1 isoform X2, which yields MIFAHSGHTVRTSYNRKQPPVGPTSYPMAPPSPGTNSTNHSSSSSSTAGWEQLSKTNLYIRGLQPSTTDHDLVKLCQPYGKIVSTKAILDKTTNKCKGYGFVDFDSPAAAQKAVSALKTTGVQAQMAKQQEQDPTNLYISNLPLSMDEQELEGILKSFGQVVSTRILRDSNGASRGVGFARMESTEKCEAVISQFNGKFLKTPAGVMAPSEPLLCKFADGGQKKRQSHNKYIQNGRGWARDGEARLTGMTLTYDPTTAAMQNGFYPTAYSIANRMITQTQMSPYISPMSTYQVQNPSWVTHQPYILQHPGAVLSPSIDPSMSMQPTSMMGPLSQQMNHLSLGSTGAFMAASPALQGQYITPYTHMQAPGVSVEENSPQSQVESSSDHSPYPYQQNK from the exons ATGATTTTTGCTCATTCCGGCCACACAGTGAGGACGTCGTATAACCGTAAACAG CCCCCTGTTGGCCCTACTTCCTACCCAATGGCTCCGCCCAGTCCTGGAACCAACAGCACCAATCACAGCAGCAGTAGCAGCAGCACAGCCGGATGGGAACAGCTCAGCAAAACGAACCTTTACATTCGAGGGTTGCAACCGTCAACCACCGACCATGACCTGGTCAAGCTCTGCCAACC GTATGGAAAAATTGTATCAACCAAGGCCATCTTAGACAAGAccacaaacaaatgcaaag gtTATGGCTTTGTGGACTTCGACAGCCCCGCCGCCGCTCAAAAGGCTGTCAGTGCGCTCAAGACCACTGGAGTACAGGCTCAGATGGCAAAG CAACAGGAACAGGACCCTACTAACCTGTACATATCAAACCTACCGCTATCCATGGATGAGCAAGAGTTGGAGGGTATACTGAAGTCTTTTGGACAGGTCGTGTCCACACGCATCCTGCGAGATAGCAACGGGGCCAGCCGAGGGGTCGGTTTTGCAAG GATGGAGTCTACAGAGAAATGTGAAGCTGTCATCTCACAATTCAATGGGAAATTTCTGAAAACTCCAGCCGGAGTAAtgg CTCCGTCAGAGCCGTTGCTGTGTAAGTTTGCAGATGGAGGACAGAAGAAGCGGCAGAGtcacaataaatacattcagaACGGTCGAGGATGGGCGAGAGACGGCGAGGCGAGACTC ACTGGAATGACCCTCACATATGACCCTACCACAGCTGCAATGCAAAATGG ATTCTATCCGACCGCCTACAGTATTGCAAACAGAATGATCACACAGACTCAAATGTCTCCATACATCTCACCTATGTCCACATACCAG GTACAGAATCCATCCTGGGTCACCCATCAGCCATACATCTTACAACATCCG GGAGCTGTGCTATCGCCCTCCATAGACCCATCCATGTCAATGCAGCCCACGTCCATGATGGGTCCTCTCTCTCAGCAGATGAATCACCTCTCATTGGGCAGCACAGGAGCT TTTATGGCAGCTAGTCCAGCTCTCCAGGGTCAATACATCAccccatacacacacatgcaggctCCTGGAGTCTCTGTCGAG